The following is a genomic window from Methanoplanus sp. FWC-SCC4.
AATTCATCCTCAGTTACGATCTCGACAGTATTTCTTGTTACAAGCTCGTATTTATCCATTCGTAAATAATAGGATTGGCAGGGGGATTAAGGTATTGGGAATGCAACCGTTTCACCACTTTGAAAAAAGGGGAATATTTAAAAAAATGATTATTTTTCAGAGAGAATTTCATCTATTGATTCGGCGTAACGGTAGATCTCCTCCATTTCAACACCGCCGCCAAGACCTGAAATTGCAATGATTGATGAGACTGATTCCTTAATTTTGTCTATATTTTCTGAAAGCGAAAAGGAGGGGGATTCACCTTTGGAAATCTTTCCCTCGTCATTCTTTTCATAAAAAACTGTAAGAATCTGACTTGTATTTTCAAAGTTGACCCCTTTCATCAGTATTCTTCCCCGTATTTTATCCCCGGTTTTTGAGCTTAAAAATGCTTCATATTCGCCGGTTCCTGTATTTTCAATATCCTCAATACAGATTGAAAAATCCTTTGTAATCGGAACAATTACTTCACAGGGTTCCGCTTCTGTGATCTCTTCCCTGCTGTAACCGCAGTATCCGCAGAACAGATTGTTAACCTCTTCAAAATGTGCGGAGTGGCCGGCACTTTTTGTGGATATGATTGAAGCAGCGATAGGAAGACTGTTGAAAAGAGCATGGTAGTTCTCTTCGCCTTTTTTTCTGGCTTTTTCAGCCATAATCGCCTTGTGCTTGTGTA
Proteins encoded in this region:
- a CDS encoding response regulator — its product is MADAKVLIVEDEVIVAMGLERSLGSFGYDVVGLATNGRDAIKMAKELKPDLALIDINLEDDIDGIEVAGRISKDDIPVIYLTSYTGDDTLSRAILTNPYGYLTKPARPREIYTTIETVLHKHKAIMAEKARKKGEENYHALFNSLPIAASIISTKSAGHSAHFEEVNNLFCGYCGYSREEITEAEPCEVIVPITKDFSICIEDIENTGTGEYEAFLSSKTGDKIRGRILMKGVNFENTSQILTVFYEKNDEGKISKGESPSFSLSENIDKIKESVSSIIAISGLGGGVEMEEIYRYAESIDEILSEK